The region CATCGTCCCGGATTCGTACGGTACCGCCAGGAGTATCCGTATCGATTAACTCCACAACGCATTCGCTTGCATTCGCATCAAATGAGTTCTTGACGAGTTCCAAAAGCCCCTGATCAGGTGACGGATTTAATTCCTCTCCCAAGCGTTGCAGAATATCGGTTGCAAACCGGAATGTTGCGGTCGAATTGGTGCTTTGCTCACTCACGGAAGGTTAGCCCAGGGGATAGAATTGATAGTAGAAATGGTGAGATGACGACAACGCATCACTTTATTGACGTAGTCTGTTGTAGCAGTATTTTTAAATAGTTTAAGTAAGCGTCTGCAACTACTTAGCTTTCCATCTCTTGGCTTAAGAACAATAAGGTGATTTTCTACAGCGTATTCTTCCTGTCCAGATACGATGGTTCCCACTACTCGATAAGTGTCCTCTGGACGAGAGGTTCTTCGAACTACGACAAAAGGGCCTGCGATTCGGCGTCCACGAAAACGCCGTTTGGGGAGATCACAGCTCTCAACCGATGACCAACGAGGTAGATTTCTTGCTTGGAGATACGGCAACCACTGGCCCAACCTAGGCTCTCGATATTCAACAACAGGTCCAACCGAGGCGACAAAGAAATCGCTTACCGAGAGTTCTTTTGGGGACTGCTGATCGATGTATGCCTGGTTACGACAAGAATCCTGCCACGACGCTTTAGTAATACGTTTTTCGTGGGCGATTCGAGGTTGAATAGTTACGATCGTATTCTTCGCCCTCTTCACAGCGACGAGCATAAATACATGTACGTCAGTGGTTGGATCGAATTTTTTAAGCGGAATAACACGGCTGATATTTGCCAATCGCTCTATCTCTATTCGCCACTTTCTGTATCGAGAACCACTGCGGAGTACATCGGGAAGAATCGCAACCATTTTTGCATCGGAGCGCATTTGAGCCAAAACATGATGAGTGAAAAGCGCACTCGCATTTATCTTGCCGTTACCCCACCCTATGTGTTCCGGTGACTTCACTGAAGTAAACGGGGGATTCATAATCACTCCCCCAAGCGAACCTAGGTGTACAGATTGTGCGAGCCCGTCGGCCTGTTGAATGTTTGAGAAAAGTTCAGATGGAGATGGGCAAACCTGAACTCCATCTTGCCTCTGAGCAATTGCCCTAAGCAACAGCCTTATCTGGCACGCTCGGACAAACGACGGCTGCAGATCCCACCCCATCAGGGATGAGTTCCAAGTTTCGATTTTCTGTTTTATGCTTCCGCCCCTGGGCAGGTATTGCGTGCAAGCTAGTAGTAGATCGCCAGCACCGCAGGCAGGATCACAGATCCTTTCTCCTCGCTTGATCACAGGCTCCAAAAACTTGGCAGCAGTTTTTGCAAGCGATTCGTCAGTAAAGAAAGCGCCGTGTTTTCTGCGTAATGAAGTAGGGACAAGTCGATAGAGTTCACTTTTTGCCAGCCCATTGGTGGCAATTTCTATTTCCTTACGGAAGCTCTGTGGATTGGCATGTGAGGAGGCCAACAGTGATTCGAGCTGATGAACAAATGTATCGTAACTCTTCATAGCTCAACATGTCCCTAATACTTTTTTGTCCAACCCACGCATTCTACATAATCGGCACAATCGAATTGGATCTTGGGTTTAAGCATCACAGCACGATAATCTAGCTACATTCTGGTCAATTGAGGTCGAATTAAGCGTTCAGTTACAGCCATACCGGACTGTCGATCCGGTGGTTGCGGGTTCGATCCCCGTCGGCCTCGCTTTTTAAAGCGAAATGGCAGTTATCAGATCTTCTGGTGACTGCCTTTTTTTATGCGCAGTAGGGATCTGGACGGCTCTTTTACGTCACGACAAGCAAGCGCTGCCATTGCCTGCATGCACCCCACACGCGTGGTCGCTCGTTTGTGGGAATTGATTTTTTTTCCAGCTTGAGCACTCGAACCGTTCGACTGGGCCCTTCTTACCCCCCGGCCATCTAAAATTTGCCATAAACAGTGTTGAAACGGGCATTTGTGGTTTGACTTACCGTGGGGCGTAACCGATCTTCATTCCATAACGCACTAACTATTTCGCGAATTCTAGGGACAGTGGAAGTCGTGATGCGCAATGCAAAAGCAGTCGATCCTGTTATCGCTGAAGGCATTATCCAATGCCCTCGGTACCAGAGATTTTCCCGAGGCAAATGATGCCTGTCCCATTCAATCGATTCGCTCTCTTCGGAGTGCTCTCCATCACCAGCGTGAGTCTGATCGGCTTCCTATGGAACCGTCGGAACTTGTGGGCGATAAGAACGAGCAGTTTGTTCAGCTCATCTTGGTGAAGATCGAAAGCCTGCTGACGATCCAACGTCCGCTGACATTCAACGAATTGGTCACCGCTTCCAGCGCGATCAGCACGCTTGCCAAGCAGTTGTTGCCGCGGGAAGAAGAAGCCACGCTGTTCGCTGTCACGGAAAAGCAAGTCCCTGACTGCGCGTTCTAGAAATCAATGCCCTGGACCCAAGCCTTATGCCATTGGGGCAACGCCTTGGCCGATGCATTGTGACGTCGTGGACCGATTGAAGCGGCGGCCTAAGCGGCTCGCGGTTCCGATCCGGATCTAGGACCTAAATGAATCGAAAAGGCCCCCCATTGAATGACATCTGCAATGGAGGGCCAGCTATCCCATGAAAAATCGAAAAACGCAACCATCTGTGATTACCATGTCCTTTTAAGCGGTTAAACCGAATTCGGACAGGACGCAAGACAGTTGGATGCGTTAGGCCTTCTGAAAAGGTTGTTCGCTGCTGTCCCTCGAACGCCTTGAAGTTGGCCGGGCTGGCCACAGCAATGTGGCCAGCCTCCTTTTCATGGGTTTGCTCTTTCTATCGGCCAAGAAGTGAATCTTGGACCTTCATGACATTCGACATTCTTTCACGGTTTCGCCAACGTATCCACGCGTTGCCCCCTGATTCCAGAACTTTGTCGAAAGAATAAATATTTACCTCCTGGGGATGGACCGGGACAGCTCATTTGACCAGGGCAGTGGTCACCGATTGCTCACATCGAACCAACGGTGCGCTGCTGGGAGCCATCTTCTTCGCGATGAATCTCCTCTAGAGTTCCTGCAAAAGTTCTAGTCGCATCACTCGACGGGGTGGGATAGAATCGCCCTAATCTATTCAAATCGATTGATGAGTTGCCGCGATGAATTACCCTCGTTTCGATCAAGAGCCAGAGAAGCCGAGCAACGCATTTGCTGCAGCTGGGTTTGCTTTATCGCTGTTTTCGCTGGTGGTTTGCGGTATCTTCTCGCCGATCGCATTGATCCTATGCCTGGTCGGTTTGCTGTACCAACCCAAGAAGCTGGCAATCGTCGGCACGGTGATTAGCGGGATCTCTACCATCCTAGTGATCGCCATGGTCTGGTCCATCTACAGCAAATTCTCCGAAGCCTTCCACGGCTTTAACGAAGAGTACGAGACCCGTCTGGTGTTCGAGGACGCGAACCGCAAGATCGTGAAGCACTACTACGAAAACGGGCAAGTCCCTGACGATGTCGAGGGAGACAAACTAATCGAGGAAGATCCCACGATCGACCCACCTCAACGATACGAGATGCTAGGCAGGGAGGTGTATCGCCTGACGAGCGCCGGCGAAGACGGGGTTTTCGATACCGACGACGATGTCTCGAAGGACTACGACGTCGACGATACGCTTATCTATTACATCGATGAGATCCAAGAAGAATCGTTCGATGACTATTGGGAATACGAGGAAGGGACCGAGGACGTACCTGAGGAGCAACCTTCCGCAGATGTGACTGAAACTCGGCCAGCCCAACCGTTCGTGCCGCCGAAGAAAGAAGAGCCCCAGATCACAACGTTGCAGAACATGACGCAGCGTACGTGGACGAGCCATGACGGATCGTTCACATCGGAAGCGACGTTAGTTTCGTACGACAAAACAAACGACCGCGTCGAGCTCCGCCGGCCAGACGATTCCAAGATGATCGTGCCGATGTCGCAGCTTTCTCTTGAGGACCAAGGCTACGTCCGCGGGAAACTCTCTTCCCAATAAATACGCCCCATGGCCACAAGCGACCACATGCGCGATTCGTCGCATGAATTGCTATCTGATAGATGGGTTAGACCGAAGAATTGAGACGAAAGTTATCATTTCGACAACTTGCTTGCCCTTCTTCTCTCATCGCCAATATCGCTGCAAGCATTTATAGCATAAACACTTACGCGATTTCAGTACTCTTTGGCATAGGGTCTGCTTTTTATTAATGCAGACGAAAGTTGGGGCCGCCACCGAGAACAAAGGGTTTTCGCTGGCGATCAGAAATAGTTCAGAAGTCCAGGAGAAAGAGCAATGTTGAAGTCACTAATGCTTGCTGCCGTTGTTGCCGTGGGTTTGATGTTTGGTGCCGCAGGCACCGCTGAAGCAGGCGGGCCACACTATCGTGGCGGCCATGGCCATCATCATCATCACCACCACCGCCACCATGGCTACTACCAACACCGCGGTTATCACAACCACTACTACCGCAGCCCGTATCGCTACCGTTCGTATCGTTACGCCCCACGTCCGGCTTACTACCGCGGCAACGGGATCTATTACGGTAGCCCCGGATTCTCGTTCGGTATCCGCTTCTAAACGAAGCTGACCGCGCGTAACATCCACATCGCAAGGCCCCTTGGTCCCTCGGGACTGAGGGGTTTTTCGTTGCGCCGGCGATTCCCTTCACCCCTCGTTTTTCAGCTCAAAGAGCACTAAATTGGGAGAGACCCATAAACGAGGAAAGCTGGACAAATGTTGCACCTGAAATCGGAAACAAGCCAACGGTGGCTGGATCAAGTCGACAAGCAAACCGACTTAATCCTGATCGACCATGCCCACTGCGAAAAGAAAGCAGCCGGCACCGCGCTGAACTTAATGTTCGCTTACGTCGAGAACGACGAACTATGCCGCGAAATGACGTCGATCGTCAACGAAGAGCTGGAACACTTCCACATGGTGCGCGATCTGCTGAAGCGTCGCGGGATCGAGTTTCGCCGAATTAAACCGAGCAGCTACGGCAACAAGCTACACGATCTGATTCGCAACGAGGAACCGCGGCGAGCCGTTGATCGGCTGCTGGTCGCTGGACTGATCGAGGCGCGCAGCTGCGAACGTTTCGGCAAGCTACGAACCCACCTGCCGGACGAAGAACTACGCGACTTCTACGACAGCTTATTCGAGTCGGAAGCCCGGCATCATGCCGTGTATGTCCGTCTGGCGAAGCATTACGCTCCGGAAAAAGAAGTCCTGAAGCGGCTCGATGAGTTGGCCGACGCCGAAGCGGCGATCATTGCCGCGGGGGACGAAATCGCTAGGATGCATAGCTAGAGGCCATGCCCTGCCAGCTGGCGAGTTGATGCCGCATACCGATTTGCTACACTCAACCTTTTTGGCCCCACTCACGGACGTCGACCGGCAAAGCTGCCGCAATGCTTGGTCCTCGCGAAAGAATCCACACACGCCATGAGCACCGATACTGAACTCAAGAGTTCTCCTTCCCACCCTGCCCTCTCCGGCGCGGATAAAGCCATTAAGGGGCTACGGGAAACGGGCCAATACTTCTTCCAACGTGGTTGGTCGGTCGGCACGAGCAGCAATTACAGCGTCGTCGTCAATCGAAGTCCGCTTCAGTTGCTGGTCACCGCCAGCGGTATGGACAAAGGGAACCTGGCCGCTGGGGACTTCGTTCGTTGCAATTACGACGGCAACCAGGTCGACGCCGAAAACATGCCGACCACCGATCAGCCACGCTCGTCGGCCGAGACGCAACTGCACGTGATTCTCGCACGCATGGAAGATGTCGGCTCGGTGCTGCATACGCACTCGGTCTGGGGAACGCTGTTGTCCGACACGTTCGGCGACGACGGCGGCTTCGACATCGAAGGCTACGAGATGCTCAAAGGCCTCGCCGGCGTGAAGACCCACCAGCACACCGAACATGTTCCGATTTTCGAGAACACCCAGGATATTCCAAAGCTGGCCGAGAAAGTCGAGAAACGCCTGCAAGACGAATCGCTTCCGCCGATCCATGGTTTTCTGATTCGGAACCATGGCTTGTACACGTGGGGCGAAGATCTGGCCGAAGCACGACGCCATATCGAGATCTACGAGTTCCTGTTTGAAGTTCTCGGACGCAAGCTCGCCGCCCAAGGCAAGCTTTGCCCAGCAACTTAACCTACCGCACCTACTTTTCGCACACGTCACCTCGCAACAGCATCGCCGCCACGGCGAAGGGAGAAATCGGCACCATGGCCAGTATTTCCGTACCTGACGAAAACCGTACCATCACCGATGTCCAGGAAATCAGCGACTTCCTCCAACCGTTCGGCATTTGGTACGAAAAGTGGGAAGTCGCCGGACGCATCGGCGAGACCGCAACCAACGAAGAGATCCTGGATGCCTACCAGCCAGAGATCGATCGCCTGAAAGAAAAGGGTGGTTTCGTTACCGCCGACGTCATTAACGTTTCGCCAGAAACGCCGAACCTTGACGCTATGCTCGAGAAGTTCAACAAAGAGCACACCCACGACGAGGACGAAGTTCGCTTCACCGTCGAAGGACGAGGCGTCTTTCATATTCATCCGGAAAATGGCCCGGTCTTCGCCGTGCTCGTCGAATCAGGCGACCTGATCAACGTGCCGCGCGACATGCAGCACTGGTTCAACTTGTGCAGCGATCGCCACATCCGTTGCATTCGCTTGTTCGAGGATCCTTCCGGCTGGACGCCTCACTACATCGACCAAGGCGTACACACCAAGTACTCGCCACTTTGCTGGGGCCCTGACTATCTGCCCAAAGCAGACGACATCGATCCTGTGGTGAACGTCTAATGGCGTATCCTTGGAATGTTATTTTGCTGGACATCGAAGGAACGACCTCCAGCGTTTCCTTTGTGTACGACGTGATGTTCCCGTACGTGCTGCGGGAACTGGATGCCTATCTCGATGCGGCATGGAATGATCCGAGCCTCGCTCCGGTGCTCGATCAAATCGCGAAAGATGCCGGCAGCGAAGACTTCGCCACTTGGACAGCCGACCGCAGCGACGAAGCGGAACGGCGAGCGCAAGTTGCCACCGAGATTCGCCGCTTGATGGACAACGACGTTAAAGCGACCGGCTTGAAAGCCTTACAAGGGATGATCTGGAAGGATGGCTTCGAGCGCGGCGAAATGGTCGCTCAAGTCTTCGACGATGTCCCGGAAGCGCTGGAAGCATGGACGTCGGCAGGGCTTCGCGTTTATATCTATTCCTCAGGCAGCATCGCTGCGCAGAAATTGTTCTTCGGACACTGCGAAGCTGGCAACTTGCTGAAGTACTTCTCTGGCCATTTCGACACGACGACTGGCCCGAAGAAGGAAGCGAAGAGCTACGACACGATTGCCGCCGAAGTAGGCGAAGCCGCGGAGAAGGTGCTCTTCATCAGCGATATCGTTGCAGAGCTGGAAGCAGCGAAAGCAGTCGGCATGGACACGCGGCTGAGCATCCGCCCCGGCAACAAACCGGTGGAAGATGGCCACATGCACGAAGCGATCACAAGCTTTGCCCAGGTTTCCTCGGGCTAGCGGTGCATCGCCAGCAGGCGGAGAAATCCGCAAATCTTGCCATGTTTTGGCCCTCTTGGAGCCAACACTTGTCGCTGCCGATGCGTACCGTACCATGACCACTGATCGAATTGGATTCGGCAAGCACGGAAGGACGGGACTCTCACTTTCGCATGGAATGCGACCTGCTTTGACGCCGCGATGACCCAACGGACT is a window of Bremerella sp. TYQ1 DNA encoding:
- a CDS encoding N-6 DNA methylase, whose protein sequence is MKSYDTFVHQLESLLASSHANPQSFRKEIEIATNGLAKSELYRLVPTSLRRKHGAFFTDESLAKTAAKFLEPVIKRGERICDPACGAGDLLLACTQYLPRGGSIKQKIETWNSSLMGWDLQPSFVRACQIRLLLRAIAQRQDGVQVCPSPSELFSNIQQADGLAQSVHLGSLGGVIMNPPFTSVKSPEHIGWGNGKINASALFTHHVLAQMRSDAKMVAILPDVLRSGSRYRKWRIEIERLANISRVIPLKKFDPTTDVHVFMLVAVKRAKNTIVTIQPRIAHEKRITKASWQDSCRNQAYIDQQSPKELSVSDFFVASVGPVVEYREPRLGQWLPYLQARNLPRWSSVESCDLPKRRFRGRRIAGPFVVVRRTSRPEDTYRVVGTIVSGQEEYAVENHLIVLKPRDGKLSSCRRLLKLFKNTATTDYVNKVMRCRHLTISTINSIPWANLP
- a CDS encoding SHD1 domain-containing protein yields the protein MNYPRFDQEPEKPSNAFAAAGFALSLFSLVVCGIFSPIALILCLVGLLYQPKKLAIVGTVISGISTILVIAMVWSIYSKFSEAFHGFNEEYETRLVFEDANRKIVKHYYENGQVPDDVEGDKLIEEDPTIDPPQRYEMLGREVYRLTSAGEDGVFDTDDDVSKDYDVDDTLIYYIDEIQEESFDDYWEYEEGTEDVPEEQPSADVTETRPAQPFVPPKKEEPQITTLQNMTQRTWTSHDGSFTSEATLVSYDKTNDRVELRRPDDSKMIVPMSQLSLEDQGYVRGKLSSQ
- a CDS encoding tRNA-(ms[2]io[6]A)-hydroxylase produces the protein MLHLKSETSQRWLDQVDKQTDLILIDHAHCEKKAAGTALNLMFAYVENDELCREMTSIVNEELEHFHMVRDLLKRRGIEFRRIKPSSYGNKLHDLIRNEEPRRAVDRLLVAGLIEARSCERFGKLRTHLPDEELRDFYDSLFESEARHHAVYVRLAKHYAPEKEVLKRLDELADAEAAIIAAGDEIARMHS
- the mtnB gene encoding methylthioribulose 1-phosphate dehydratase, which produces MSTDTELKSSPSHPALSGADKAIKGLRETGQYFFQRGWSVGTSSNYSVVVNRSPLQLLVTASGMDKGNLAAGDFVRCNYDGNQVDAENMPTTDQPRSSAETQLHVILARMEDVGSVLHTHSVWGTLLSDTFGDDGGFDIEGYEMLKGLAGVKTHQHTEHVPIFENTQDIPKLAEKVEKRLQDESLPPIHGFLIRNHGLYTWGEDLAEARRHIEIYEFLFEVLGRKLAAQGKLCPAT
- a CDS encoding acireductone dioxygenase, with product MPSNLTYRTYFSHTSPRNSIAATAKGEIGTMASISVPDENRTITDVQEISDFLQPFGIWYEKWEVAGRIGETATNEEILDAYQPEIDRLKEKGGFVTADVINVSPETPNLDAMLEKFNKEHTHDEDEVRFTVEGRGVFHIHPENGPVFAVLVESGDLINVPRDMQHWFNLCSDRHIRCIRLFEDPSGWTPHYIDQGVHTKYSPLCWGPDYLPKADDIDPVVNV
- the mtnC gene encoding acireductone synthase, with the protein product MAYPWNVILLDIEGTTSSVSFVYDVMFPYVLRELDAYLDAAWNDPSLAPVLDQIAKDAGSEDFATWTADRSDEAERRAQVATEIRRLMDNDVKATGLKALQGMIWKDGFERGEMVAQVFDDVPEALEAWTSAGLRVYIYSSGSIAAQKLFFGHCEAGNLLKYFSGHFDTTTGPKKEAKSYDTIAAEVGEAAEKVLFISDIVAELEAAKAVGMDTRLSIRPGNKPVEDGHMHEAITSFAQVSSG